Within Serratia odorifera, the genomic segment ACGTTACCGCATACTGGCGGTGGCAAATCAGCACAAGGAACAGCGATTCATGTCGATAGAAAAAGTGGCGAAAATCGCCGGCGTGTCGCCGGCGACGGTATCACGGGTGCTGAACGGCCAGCAGATCGTCAAACCAGCGACGCGCGATAGGGTATTGGCGGCCATCCGCGAATGCGATTACCAGCCCAACCTGCTGGCGCGCCAGTTACGCACCGCGCGCAGCCGCATGCTGCTGGTGTTGGTGTCCAACATTACCAACCCGTTCTGCTCATTGGTGGTGCGCGGTATCGAGGAAGAAGCCGAACGCCACGGCTACCATATTCTGCTGTGTAATTCCGAATCCAACCCGACGCGCGAATCGGCCTATCTCAAACTGTTGAGCGGGAAAGTGGTGGACGGGGTGATCACCATGGATGCCGTCAGCTGCCTGCCGGGACTGACGGCAATGATCGGTGACTTTCCGTGGGTACAGTGTGGCGAAGGAGATCCGGAGTTTCGCGCCTCGTCGGTGACCATAGACAACCACCAGGCGGCGTTTGCCGGCGTACGGCTGCTGGCGGACAAGGGGCGTCAACGCATCGCCTTGATTAACAGCGATATGCGCTATCTCTATTC encodes:
- a CDS encoding LacI family DNA-binding transcriptional regulator, with amino-acid sequence MSIEKVAKIAGVSPATVSRVLNGQQIVKPATRDRVLAAIRECDYQPNLLARQLRTARSRMLLVLVSNITNPFCSLVVRGIEEEAERHGYHILLCNSESNPTRESAYLKLLSGKVVDGVITMDAVSCLPGLTAMIGDFPWVQCGEGDPEFRASSVTIDNHQAAFAGVRLLADKGRQRIALINSDMRYLYSQQREQGYLRALADFGLSYHRVEYVDGLEYAAGAQAMNRLLADAQPPDAVFAISDVVAGGAMSALHQRGLRIPQDVAIIGFDGVPFGAITTPPLSTIEQPMHQFGIRSVQLLLAKIKDPQLAPSNEVLDWRLVERGTT